Proteins encoded in a region of the Aquila chrysaetos chrysaetos chromosome 25, bAquChr1.4, whole genome shotgun sequence genome:
- the REXO5 gene encoding RNA exonuclease 5 isoform X6 — translation MSQLHFYKFYLQFKHLRKLFRHRFTLTPSANFLASLYGEGANLKPQNTAQGLTSTSSQCIPKSSDLQCDPIIRKYGEKKRGLTSYTLTLEEQKKNDYPIKGSPGCKGYIDTECDQQRTDSSPLFGLDCEMCLTAKGNEVTRVSLVDAQGQCLLNELVKPESTVVNYRTRFSGITKKMLLPVKTRLSDIQTRLKKILPHDAVLVGHSLNADLQALEMIHPSVIDTSLLFARNEGRRFKLKFLAKAVLGKEIQCEQKLGHDPAEDARAALELAQFFIEQGPAKVAELNLEMLLTTEKLAEVSQKKAVLQPQGCRVQKQLNEPPHLSKPCFSLSASFLDCLQVTGQKPLLLGRQEMDSSGLCQSNLSTSNKQILQRALEDVPLSTFSIIQFSLGPEYIASHLLAGLYEKVRSKLTDMLTIYAGPFEESFCLKSVKKEFGKCGPIQSLTVVTETYQPYVCIQYEVLEAAQLAVESLNGAEVAGSCIKVQRPITAGMLDCDVWIKELELDVENEGVIYVAGLKESLTEMDLQEEFSQLKDLETLFLPKDLQSGKHRNCCFLKFQKSQSALDALEVINGWSVKGSKLRSRNALASGHLWRWIWQVNHSNGKQGGNILYEKMEQLSDSEQDLRKKVKKLDHHIKKLYRSLQNNTLCIVLFPGVNRSRFQIWPRPFKKRPYRKQNLLQPFSSITFPQHF, via the exons ATGAGCCAACTCCATTTCTACAAATTCTATTTGCAGTTCAAACACCTCAGAAAACTGTTCCGGCAT AGATTCACATTAACACCTTCCGCTAACTTCCTAGCCAGCCTGTATGGAGAAGGAGCAAACCTGAAACCTCAAAACACTGCACAAG GTTTGACTTCCACTAGCAGTCAATGTATTCCTAAAAGCTCAGACTTGCAATGTGATCCCATCATTCGgaaatatggagaaaaaaagcgAGGCCTTACTAGCTATACTCTAACtttagaagagcagaaaaaaaatgattatCCCATAAAAG GCTCCCCTGGATGTAAGGGCTATATAGATACAGAGTGTGATCAGCAGAGGACGGACAGCAGCCCCCTCTTTGGTCTGGATTGtgaaatg TGCCTGACTGCAAAAGGAAACGAAGTCACTCGTGTCTCTTTGGTGGATGCACAGGGTCAGTGCCTCTTGAATGAACTAGTCAAACCTGAAAGCACAGTAGTGAACTACCGCACCAG ATTCTCAGGaatcacaaagaaaatgcttcttccaGTGAAAACAAGACTGTCAGACATCCAAACCAgactaaaaaaaatccttccccaTGATGCAGTATTGGTGGGTCATTCTCTAAATGCTGATCTTCAGGCTTTGGAA aTGATCCACCCCAGTGTTATTGATACTTCATTGCTTTTTGCCAGAAATGAAGGTCGAAGATTTAAGCTAAAATTTCTAGCCAAAGCTGTTTTAGG GAAGGAGATTCAGTGTGAACAGAAGCTTGGGCATGATCCTGCAGAAGATGCTAGAGCTGCATTGGAATTGGCTCAATTCTTTATTGAGCAAGGACCAGCAAAG GTAGCAGAACTAAACTTGGAGATGCTTCTGACAACTGAAAAACTGGCTGAGgtttcacagaaaaaagctGTGTTACAGCCACAAGGATGCAGGGTCCAGAAACAGTTGAATGAGCCTCCACATTTATCCAAACCATG cttttctctctctgctagTTTTTTAGACTGCTTGCAGGTGACTGGCCAAAAACCCCTCCTTTTGGGCAGACAGGAAATGGACTCTTCTGGCCTGTGTCAGAGTAACCTGAGCACTTCAAACAAACAG ATTCTTCAGAGGGCCTTAGAAGATGTTCCCCTGTCCACATTCAGTATCATTCAGTTCAGTTTGGGTCCAGAGTACATTGCATCTCACCTTCTTGCTGGACTTTATGAAAAG GTGAGAAGCAAGCTGACTGACATGCTGACAATTTACGCAGGTCCTTTTGAAGAAAGCTTTTGTCTGAAGTCTGTGAAAAAAGAATTTGGGAAATGTGGACCAATCCAGTCTCTTACAGTGGTAACTGAAACATACCAG CCCTATGTCTGTATCCAATACGAAGTGCTGGAAGCTGCCCAGCTTGCTGTGGAAAGCCTAAATGGAGCTGAGGTAGCAGGATCCTGCATTAAG GTCCAGAGACCCATCACTGCAGGAATGCTGGACTGTGATGTTTGGATAAAGGAACTAGAACTGGACGTAGAAAATGAAGGTGTCATTTATGTGGCGGGTCTAAAGGAGTCATTAACAGAGATGGACTTGCAAGAAGAATTCAGCCAGTTGAAAGACCTGGAAACACTGTTCCTGCCAAAGGATCTCCAGAGTGGAAAGCACAGGAACTGCTGTTTCCTCA AATTCCAGAAATCACAGAGTGCTCTGGATGCCCTTGAAGTTATAAATGGATGGAGTGTGAAGGGTAGCAAACTAAGAAGTAGGAACGCTCTTGCTTCAGGTCACCTTTGGAGATGGATTTGGCAAGTGAATCACAGCAATGGGAAGCAAGGAGGAAACATCTTATATGAGAAAATGGAGCAACTGTCTGACTCT GAGCAGGATTTaaggaaaaaggtgaagaagTTAGACCACCATATCAAAAAGCTTTATAGAAGTCTGCAGAATAACACCCTGTGCATTGTTCTCTTCCCTGGAGTGAACAG ATCACGGTTTCAAATTTGGCCACgtccctttaaaaaaagacccTACAGGAAACAGAATTTACTCCAGCCATTTTCAAGCATTACATTTCCACAGCACTTCTGA
- the REXO5 gene encoding RNA exonuclease 5 isoform X8 yields MSGLTSTSSQCIPKSSDLQCDPIIRKYGEKKRGLTSYTLTLEEQKKNDYPIKGSPGCKGYIDTECDQQRTDSSPLFGLDCEMCLTAKGNEVTRVSLVDAQGQCLLNELVKPESTVVNYRTRFSGITKKMLLPVKTRLSDIQTRLKKILPHDAVLVGHSLNADLQALEMIHPSVIDTSLLFARNEGRRFKLKFLAKAVLGKEIQCEQKLGHDPAEDARAALELAQFFIEQGPAKVAELNLEMLLTTEKLAEVSQKKAVLQPQGCRVQKQLNEPPHLSKPCFSLSASFLDCLQVTGQKPLLLGRQEMDSSGLCQSNLSTSNKQILQRALEDVPLSTFSIIQFSLGPEYIASHLLAGLYEKVRSKLTDMLTIYAGPFEESFCLKSVKKEFGKCGPIQSLTVVTETYQPYVCIQYEVLEAAQLAVESLNGAEVAGSCIKVQRPITAGMLDCDVWIKELELDVENEGVIYVAGLKESLTEMDLQEEFSQLKDLETLFLPKDLQSGKHRNCCFLKFQKSQSALDALEVINGWSVKGSKLRSRNALASGHLWRWIWQVNHSNGKQGGNILYEKMEQLSDSEQDLRKKVKKLDHHIKKLYRSLQNNTLCIVLFPGVNRSRFQIWPRPFKKRPYRKQNLLQPFSSITFPQHF; encoded by the exons ATGTCAG GTTTGACTTCCACTAGCAGTCAATGTATTCCTAAAAGCTCAGACTTGCAATGTGATCCCATCATTCGgaaatatggagaaaaaaagcgAGGCCTTACTAGCTATACTCTAACtttagaagagcagaaaaaaaatgattatCCCATAAAAG GCTCCCCTGGATGTAAGGGCTATATAGATACAGAGTGTGATCAGCAGAGGACGGACAGCAGCCCCCTCTTTGGTCTGGATTGtgaaatg TGCCTGACTGCAAAAGGAAACGAAGTCACTCGTGTCTCTTTGGTGGATGCACAGGGTCAGTGCCTCTTGAATGAACTAGTCAAACCTGAAAGCACAGTAGTGAACTACCGCACCAG ATTCTCAGGaatcacaaagaaaatgcttcttccaGTGAAAACAAGACTGTCAGACATCCAAACCAgactaaaaaaaatccttccccaTGATGCAGTATTGGTGGGTCATTCTCTAAATGCTGATCTTCAGGCTTTGGAA aTGATCCACCCCAGTGTTATTGATACTTCATTGCTTTTTGCCAGAAATGAAGGTCGAAGATTTAAGCTAAAATTTCTAGCCAAAGCTGTTTTAGG GAAGGAGATTCAGTGTGAACAGAAGCTTGGGCATGATCCTGCAGAAGATGCTAGAGCTGCATTGGAATTGGCTCAATTCTTTATTGAGCAAGGACCAGCAAAG GTAGCAGAACTAAACTTGGAGATGCTTCTGACAACTGAAAAACTGGCTGAGgtttcacagaaaaaagctGTGTTACAGCCACAAGGATGCAGGGTCCAGAAACAGTTGAATGAGCCTCCACATTTATCCAAACCATG cttttctctctctgctagTTTTTTAGACTGCTTGCAGGTGACTGGCCAAAAACCCCTCCTTTTGGGCAGACAGGAAATGGACTCTTCTGGCCTGTGTCAGAGTAACCTGAGCACTTCAAACAAACAG ATTCTTCAGAGGGCCTTAGAAGATGTTCCCCTGTCCACATTCAGTATCATTCAGTTCAGTTTGGGTCCAGAGTACATTGCATCTCACCTTCTTGCTGGACTTTATGAAAAG GTGAGAAGCAAGCTGACTGACATGCTGACAATTTACGCAGGTCCTTTTGAAGAAAGCTTTTGTCTGAAGTCTGTGAAAAAAGAATTTGGGAAATGTGGACCAATCCAGTCTCTTACAGTGGTAACTGAAACATACCAG CCCTATGTCTGTATCCAATACGAAGTGCTGGAAGCTGCCCAGCTTGCTGTGGAAAGCCTAAATGGAGCTGAGGTAGCAGGATCCTGCATTAAG GTCCAGAGACCCATCACTGCAGGAATGCTGGACTGTGATGTTTGGATAAAGGAACTAGAACTGGACGTAGAAAATGAAGGTGTCATTTATGTGGCGGGTCTAAAGGAGTCATTAACAGAGATGGACTTGCAAGAAGAATTCAGCCAGTTGAAAGACCTGGAAACACTGTTCCTGCCAAAGGATCTCCAGAGTGGAAAGCACAGGAACTGCTGTTTCCTCA AATTCCAGAAATCACAGAGTGCTCTGGATGCCCTTGAAGTTATAAATGGATGGAGTGTGAAGGGTAGCAAACTAAGAAGTAGGAACGCTCTTGCTTCAGGTCACCTTTGGAGATGGATTTGGCAAGTGAATCACAGCAATGGGAAGCAAGGAGGAAACATCTTATATGAGAAAATGGAGCAACTGTCTGACTCT GAGCAGGATTTaaggaaaaaggtgaagaagTTAGACCACCATATCAAAAAGCTTTATAGAAGTCTGCAGAATAACACCCTGTGCATTGTTCTCTTCCCTGGAGTGAACAG ATCACGGTTTCAAATTTGGCCACgtccctttaaaaaaagacccTACAGGAAACAGAATTTACTCCAGCCATTTTCAAGCATTACATTTCCACAGCACTTCTGA
- the REXO5 gene encoding RNA exonuclease 5 isoform X1 encodes MAKAVCVNGHKRPAGAGEEAGGRQAARKRRKADGGRGPEEKSSHLSAALFGEDCEISHDQLYELLKYAALGKCHNATQPSWCRIYHQRHLAGVVVIVLHEMSQLHFYKFYLQFKHLRKLFRHRFTLTPSANFLASLYGEGANLKPQNTAQGLTSTSSQCIPKSSDLQCDPIIRKYGEKKRGLTSYTLTLEEQKKNDYPIKGSPGCKGYIDTECDQQRTDSSPLFGLDCEMCLTAKGNEVTRVSLVDAQGQCLLNELVKPESTVVNYRTRFSGITKKMLLPVKTRLSDIQTRLKKILPHDAVLVGHSLNADLQALEMIHPSVIDTSLLFARNEGRRFKLKFLAKAVLGKEIQCEQKLGHDPAEDARAALELAQFFIEQGPAKVAELNLEMLLTTEKLAEVSQKKAVLQPQGCRVQKQLNEPPHLSKPCFSLSASFLDCLQVTGQKPLLLGRQEMDSSGLCQSNLSTSNKQILQRALEDVPLSTFSIIQFSLGPEYIASHLLAGLYEKVRSKLTDMLTIYAGPFEESFCLKSVKKEFGKCGPIQSLTVVTETYQPYVCIQYEVLEAAQLAVESLNGAEVAGSCIKVQRPITAGMLDCDVWIKELELDVENEGVIYVAGLKESLTEMDLQEEFSQLKDLETLFLPKDLQSGKHRNCCFLKFQKSQSALDALEVINGWSVKGSKLRSRNALASGHLWRWIWQVNHSNGKQGGNILYEKMEQLSDSEQDLRKKVKKLDHHIKKLYRSLQNNTLCIVLFPGVNRSRFQIWPRPFKKRPYRKQNLLQPFSSITFPQHF; translated from the exons ATGGCAAAGGCCGTCTGCGTAAACGGGCACAAAAGGCCCGCCGGTGCCGGCGAGGAGGCGGGCGGACGGCAGGCAGCTCggaagaggaggaaggcggATGGCGGCCGCGGCCCGGAG GAAAAGTCATCTCACTTGTCAGCAGCTTTATTTGGTGAGGACTGCGAAATCAGCCATGACCAGCTGTATGAGTTGTTAAAGTATGCAGCTTTGGGAAAATGCCACAATGCAACACAACCCAG ctgGTGCCGTATTTATCACCAAAGACACCTGGCTGGGGTTGTGGTTATTGTTCTACATGAAATGAGCCAACTCCATTTCTACAAATTCTATTTGCAGTTCAAACACCTCAGAAAACTGTTCCGGCAT AGATTCACATTAACACCTTCCGCTAACTTCCTAGCCAGCCTGTATGGAGAAGGAGCAAACCTGAAACCTCAAAACACTGCACAAG GTTTGACTTCCACTAGCAGTCAATGTATTCCTAAAAGCTCAGACTTGCAATGTGATCCCATCATTCGgaaatatggagaaaaaaagcgAGGCCTTACTAGCTATACTCTAACtttagaagagcagaaaaaaaatgattatCCCATAAAAG GCTCCCCTGGATGTAAGGGCTATATAGATACAGAGTGTGATCAGCAGAGGACGGACAGCAGCCCCCTCTTTGGTCTGGATTGtgaaatg TGCCTGACTGCAAAAGGAAACGAAGTCACTCGTGTCTCTTTGGTGGATGCACAGGGTCAGTGCCTCTTGAATGAACTAGTCAAACCTGAAAGCACAGTAGTGAACTACCGCACCAG ATTCTCAGGaatcacaaagaaaatgcttcttccaGTGAAAACAAGACTGTCAGACATCCAAACCAgactaaaaaaaatccttccccaTGATGCAGTATTGGTGGGTCATTCTCTAAATGCTGATCTTCAGGCTTTGGAA aTGATCCACCCCAGTGTTATTGATACTTCATTGCTTTTTGCCAGAAATGAAGGTCGAAGATTTAAGCTAAAATTTCTAGCCAAAGCTGTTTTAGG GAAGGAGATTCAGTGTGAACAGAAGCTTGGGCATGATCCTGCAGAAGATGCTAGAGCTGCATTGGAATTGGCTCAATTCTTTATTGAGCAAGGACCAGCAAAG GTAGCAGAACTAAACTTGGAGATGCTTCTGACAACTGAAAAACTGGCTGAGgtttcacagaaaaaagctGTGTTACAGCCACAAGGATGCAGGGTCCAGAAACAGTTGAATGAGCCTCCACATTTATCCAAACCATG cttttctctctctgctagTTTTTTAGACTGCTTGCAGGTGACTGGCCAAAAACCCCTCCTTTTGGGCAGACAGGAAATGGACTCTTCTGGCCTGTGTCAGAGTAACCTGAGCACTTCAAACAAACAG ATTCTTCAGAGGGCCTTAGAAGATGTTCCCCTGTCCACATTCAGTATCATTCAGTTCAGTTTGGGTCCAGAGTACATTGCATCTCACCTTCTTGCTGGACTTTATGAAAAG GTGAGAAGCAAGCTGACTGACATGCTGACAATTTACGCAGGTCCTTTTGAAGAAAGCTTTTGTCTGAAGTCTGTGAAAAAAGAATTTGGGAAATGTGGACCAATCCAGTCTCTTACAGTGGTAACTGAAACATACCAG CCCTATGTCTGTATCCAATACGAAGTGCTGGAAGCTGCCCAGCTTGCTGTGGAAAGCCTAAATGGAGCTGAGGTAGCAGGATCCTGCATTAAG GTCCAGAGACCCATCACTGCAGGAATGCTGGACTGTGATGTTTGGATAAAGGAACTAGAACTGGACGTAGAAAATGAAGGTGTCATTTATGTGGCGGGTCTAAAGGAGTCATTAACAGAGATGGACTTGCAAGAAGAATTCAGCCAGTTGAAAGACCTGGAAACACTGTTCCTGCCAAAGGATCTCCAGAGTGGAAAGCACAGGAACTGCTGTTTCCTCA AATTCCAGAAATCACAGAGTGCTCTGGATGCCCTTGAAGTTATAAATGGATGGAGTGTGAAGGGTAGCAAACTAAGAAGTAGGAACGCTCTTGCTTCAGGTCACCTTTGGAGATGGATTTGGCAAGTGAATCACAGCAATGGGAAGCAAGGAGGAAACATCTTATATGAGAAAATGGAGCAACTGTCTGACTCT GAGCAGGATTTaaggaaaaaggtgaagaagTTAGACCACCATATCAAAAAGCTTTATAGAAGTCTGCAGAATAACACCCTGTGCATTGTTCTCTTCCCTGGAGTGAACAG ATCACGGTTTCAAATTTGGCCACgtccctttaaaaaaagacccTACAGGAAACAGAATTTACTCCAGCCATTTTCAAGCATTACATTTCCACAGCACTTCTGA
- the REXO5 gene encoding RNA exonuclease 5 isoform X2: MAKAVCVNGHKRPAGAGEEAGGRQAARKRRKADGGRGPEEKSSHLSAALFGEDCEISHDQLYELLKYAALGKCHNATQPSWCRIYHQRHLAGVVVIVLHEMSQLHFYKFYLQFKHLRKLFRHRFTLTPSANFLASLYGEGANLKPQNTAQGLTSTSSQCIPKSSDLQCDPIIRKYGEKKRGLTSYTLTLEEQKKNDYPIKGSPGCKGYIDTECDQQRTDSSPLFGLDCEMCLTAKGNEVTRVSLVDAQGQCLLNELVKPESTVVNYRTRFSGITKKMLLPVKTRLSDIQTRLKKILPHDAVLVGHSLNADLQALEMIHPSVIDTSLLFARNEGRRFKLKFLAKAVLGKEIQCEQKLGHDPAEDARAALELAQFFIEQGPAKVAELNLEMLLTTEKLAEVSQKKAVLQPQGCRVQKQLNEPPHLSKPCFLDCLQVTGQKPLLLGRQEMDSSGLCQSNLSTSNKQILQRALEDVPLSTFSIIQFSLGPEYIASHLLAGLYEKVRSKLTDMLTIYAGPFEESFCLKSVKKEFGKCGPIQSLTVVTETYQPYVCIQYEVLEAAQLAVESLNGAEVAGSCIKVQRPITAGMLDCDVWIKELELDVENEGVIYVAGLKESLTEMDLQEEFSQLKDLETLFLPKDLQSGKHRNCCFLKFQKSQSALDALEVINGWSVKGSKLRSRNALASGHLWRWIWQVNHSNGKQGGNILYEKMEQLSDSEQDLRKKVKKLDHHIKKLYRSLQNNTLCIVLFPGVNRSRFQIWPRPFKKRPYRKQNLLQPFSSITFPQHF, from the exons ATGGCAAAGGCCGTCTGCGTAAACGGGCACAAAAGGCCCGCCGGTGCCGGCGAGGAGGCGGGCGGACGGCAGGCAGCTCggaagaggaggaaggcggATGGCGGCCGCGGCCCGGAG GAAAAGTCATCTCACTTGTCAGCAGCTTTATTTGGTGAGGACTGCGAAATCAGCCATGACCAGCTGTATGAGTTGTTAAAGTATGCAGCTTTGGGAAAATGCCACAATGCAACACAACCCAG ctgGTGCCGTATTTATCACCAAAGACACCTGGCTGGGGTTGTGGTTATTGTTCTACATGAAATGAGCCAACTCCATTTCTACAAATTCTATTTGCAGTTCAAACACCTCAGAAAACTGTTCCGGCAT AGATTCACATTAACACCTTCCGCTAACTTCCTAGCCAGCCTGTATGGAGAAGGAGCAAACCTGAAACCTCAAAACACTGCACAAG GTTTGACTTCCACTAGCAGTCAATGTATTCCTAAAAGCTCAGACTTGCAATGTGATCCCATCATTCGgaaatatggagaaaaaaagcgAGGCCTTACTAGCTATACTCTAACtttagaagagcagaaaaaaaatgattatCCCATAAAAG GCTCCCCTGGATGTAAGGGCTATATAGATACAGAGTGTGATCAGCAGAGGACGGACAGCAGCCCCCTCTTTGGTCTGGATTGtgaaatg TGCCTGACTGCAAAAGGAAACGAAGTCACTCGTGTCTCTTTGGTGGATGCACAGGGTCAGTGCCTCTTGAATGAACTAGTCAAACCTGAAAGCACAGTAGTGAACTACCGCACCAG ATTCTCAGGaatcacaaagaaaatgcttcttccaGTGAAAACAAGACTGTCAGACATCCAAACCAgactaaaaaaaatccttccccaTGATGCAGTATTGGTGGGTCATTCTCTAAATGCTGATCTTCAGGCTTTGGAA aTGATCCACCCCAGTGTTATTGATACTTCATTGCTTTTTGCCAGAAATGAAGGTCGAAGATTTAAGCTAAAATTTCTAGCCAAAGCTGTTTTAGG GAAGGAGATTCAGTGTGAACAGAAGCTTGGGCATGATCCTGCAGAAGATGCTAGAGCTGCATTGGAATTGGCTCAATTCTTTATTGAGCAAGGACCAGCAAAG GTAGCAGAACTAAACTTGGAGATGCTTCTGACAACTGAAAAACTGGCTGAGgtttcacagaaaaaagctGTGTTACAGCCACAAGGATGCAGGGTCCAGAAACAGTTGAATGAGCCTCCACATTTATCCAAACCATG TTTTTTAGACTGCTTGCAGGTGACTGGCCAAAAACCCCTCCTTTTGGGCAGACAGGAAATGGACTCTTCTGGCCTGTGTCAGAGTAACCTGAGCACTTCAAACAAACAG ATTCTTCAGAGGGCCTTAGAAGATGTTCCCCTGTCCACATTCAGTATCATTCAGTTCAGTTTGGGTCCAGAGTACATTGCATCTCACCTTCTTGCTGGACTTTATGAAAAG GTGAGAAGCAAGCTGACTGACATGCTGACAATTTACGCAGGTCCTTTTGAAGAAAGCTTTTGTCTGAAGTCTGTGAAAAAAGAATTTGGGAAATGTGGACCAATCCAGTCTCTTACAGTGGTAACTGAAACATACCAG CCCTATGTCTGTATCCAATACGAAGTGCTGGAAGCTGCCCAGCTTGCTGTGGAAAGCCTAAATGGAGCTGAGGTAGCAGGATCCTGCATTAAG GTCCAGAGACCCATCACTGCAGGAATGCTGGACTGTGATGTTTGGATAAAGGAACTAGAACTGGACGTAGAAAATGAAGGTGTCATTTATGTGGCGGGTCTAAAGGAGTCATTAACAGAGATGGACTTGCAAGAAGAATTCAGCCAGTTGAAAGACCTGGAAACACTGTTCCTGCCAAAGGATCTCCAGAGTGGAAAGCACAGGAACTGCTGTTTCCTCA AATTCCAGAAATCACAGAGTGCTCTGGATGCCCTTGAAGTTATAAATGGATGGAGTGTGAAGGGTAGCAAACTAAGAAGTAGGAACGCTCTTGCTTCAGGTCACCTTTGGAGATGGATTTGGCAAGTGAATCACAGCAATGGGAAGCAAGGAGGAAACATCTTATATGAGAAAATGGAGCAACTGTCTGACTCT GAGCAGGATTTaaggaaaaaggtgaagaagTTAGACCACCATATCAAAAAGCTTTATAGAAGTCTGCAGAATAACACCCTGTGCATTGTTCTCTTCCCTGGAGTGAACAG ATCACGGTTTCAAATTTGGCCACgtccctttaaaaaaagacccTACAGGAAACAGAATTTACTCCAGCCATTTTCAAGCATTACATTTCCACAGCACTTCTGA
- the REXO5 gene encoding RNA exonuclease 5 isoform X7 gives MLLYFTGLTSTSSQCIPKSSDLQCDPIIRKYGEKKRGLTSYTLTLEEQKKNDYPIKGSPGCKGYIDTECDQQRTDSSPLFGLDCEMCLTAKGNEVTRVSLVDAQGQCLLNELVKPESTVVNYRTRFSGITKKMLLPVKTRLSDIQTRLKKILPHDAVLVGHSLNADLQALEMIHPSVIDTSLLFARNEGRRFKLKFLAKAVLGKEIQCEQKLGHDPAEDARAALELAQFFIEQGPAKVAELNLEMLLTTEKLAEVSQKKAVLQPQGCRVQKQLNEPPHLSKPCFSLSASFLDCLQVTGQKPLLLGRQEMDSSGLCQSNLSTSNKQILQRALEDVPLSTFSIIQFSLGPEYIASHLLAGLYEKVRSKLTDMLTIYAGPFEESFCLKSVKKEFGKCGPIQSLTVVTETYQPYVCIQYEVLEAAQLAVESLNGAEVAGSCIKVQRPITAGMLDCDVWIKELELDVENEGVIYVAGLKESLTEMDLQEEFSQLKDLETLFLPKDLQSGKHRNCCFLKFQKSQSALDALEVINGWSVKGSKLRSRNALASGHLWRWIWQVNHSNGKQGGNILYEKMEQLSDSEQDLRKKVKKLDHHIKKLYRSLQNNTLCIVLFPGVNRSRFQIWPRPFKKRPYRKQNLLQPFSSITFPQHF, from the exons atgcttctgtattttacagGTTTGACTTCCACTAGCAGTCAATGTATTCCTAAAAGCTCAGACTTGCAATGTGATCCCATCATTCGgaaatatggagaaaaaaagcgAGGCCTTACTAGCTATACTCTAACtttagaagagcagaaaaaaaatgattatCCCATAAAAG GCTCCCCTGGATGTAAGGGCTATATAGATACAGAGTGTGATCAGCAGAGGACGGACAGCAGCCCCCTCTTTGGTCTGGATTGtgaaatg TGCCTGACTGCAAAAGGAAACGAAGTCACTCGTGTCTCTTTGGTGGATGCACAGGGTCAGTGCCTCTTGAATGAACTAGTCAAACCTGAAAGCACAGTAGTGAACTACCGCACCAG ATTCTCAGGaatcacaaagaaaatgcttcttccaGTGAAAACAAGACTGTCAGACATCCAAACCAgactaaaaaaaatccttccccaTGATGCAGTATTGGTGGGTCATTCTCTAAATGCTGATCTTCAGGCTTTGGAA aTGATCCACCCCAGTGTTATTGATACTTCATTGCTTTTTGCCAGAAATGAAGGTCGAAGATTTAAGCTAAAATTTCTAGCCAAAGCTGTTTTAGG GAAGGAGATTCAGTGTGAACAGAAGCTTGGGCATGATCCTGCAGAAGATGCTAGAGCTGCATTGGAATTGGCTCAATTCTTTATTGAGCAAGGACCAGCAAAG GTAGCAGAACTAAACTTGGAGATGCTTCTGACAACTGAAAAACTGGCTGAGgtttcacagaaaaaagctGTGTTACAGCCACAAGGATGCAGGGTCCAGAAACAGTTGAATGAGCCTCCACATTTATCCAAACCATG cttttctctctctgctagTTTTTTAGACTGCTTGCAGGTGACTGGCCAAAAACCCCTCCTTTTGGGCAGACAGGAAATGGACTCTTCTGGCCTGTGTCAGAGTAACCTGAGCACTTCAAACAAACAG ATTCTTCAGAGGGCCTTAGAAGATGTTCCCCTGTCCACATTCAGTATCATTCAGTTCAGTTTGGGTCCAGAGTACATTGCATCTCACCTTCTTGCTGGACTTTATGAAAAG GTGAGAAGCAAGCTGACTGACATGCTGACAATTTACGCAGGTCCTTTTGAAGAAAGCTTTTGTCTGAAGTCTGTGAAAAAAGAATTTGGGAAATGTGGACCAATCCAGTCTCTTACAGTGGTAACTGAAACATACCAG CCCTATGTCTGTATCCAATACGAAGTGCTGGAAGCTGCCCAGCTTGCTGTGGAAAGCCTAAATGGAGCTGAGGTAGCAGGATCCTGCATTAAG GTCCAGAGACCCATCACTGCAGGAATGCTGGACTGTGATGTTTGGATAAAGGAACTAGAACTGGACGTAGAAAATGAAGGTGTCATTTATGTGGCGGGTCTAAAGGAGTCATTAACAGAGATGGACTTGCAAGAAGAATTCAGCCAGTTGAAAGACCTGGAAACACTGTTCCTGCCAAAGGATCTCCAGAGTGGAAAGCACAGGAACTGCTGTTTCCTCA AATTCCAGAAATCACAGAGTGCTCTGGATGCCCTTGAAGTTATAAATGGATGGAGTGTGAAGGGTAGCAAACTAAGAAGTAGGAACGCTCTTGCTTCAGGTCACCTTTGGAGATGGATTTGGCAAGTGAATCACAGCAATGGGAAGCAAGGAGGAAACATCTTATATGAGAAAATGGAGCAACTGTCTGACTCT GAGCAGGATTTaaggaaaaaggtgaagaagTTAGACCACCATATCAAAAAGCTTTATAGAAGTCTGCAGAATAACACCCTGTGCATTGTTCTCTTCCCTGGAGTGAACAG ATCACGGTTTCAAATTTGGCCACgtccctttaaaaaaagacccTACAGGAAACAGAATTTACTCCAGCCATTTTCAAGCATTACATTTCCACAGCACTTCTGA